The region ACACACACAATTCCATTCGAACTTCGCTTTAGTCGAGTGTCTCGTCTTggagatacccgttactcagcttaatggagaaagcgatattgtaagaGCCAACTACtggctatttcagtatatgcTATGTGGGCAGCATACagatgccaagtctgactgtcCTAGCCTTTATTGTTTCTGAGATCTCAAcgctcatacggacagacggacggacagatggacatggttagatcgactcggcttgtgatcttgatcaagaatatgcggtcgttttactctacgagtaacatATATGATTACTTTGGGGActtttcatttaaatgggaAAAACCAATCCCACATATATAAGGTTTAATTTGGAAACAGGattcttaattttaaacttaaaattagaAAGTAATTTTCTTTGTACAGCCTTATAATTCTTTCATGACGTTGGAGGATAAAAGGATAATTGTGTTTTCAAGGTTTGGATTAGTTAGGAACGGGATTGTTGAATATATTGTGGAAGGATGGGCATTCACTCAAGATATGTTCAATGCGTCTGTGCCATTGCAAAATTTGCATTGGTCCGATGGAAGTTGAACGAATCTAATTGCATGGGTTAGGCTAGTGAGTCCAAGGCGTAACCGTATAAGCCTGATGGAGAGTTTAGTAAACACTGGGTTATTTTTGTGTAATGGTCAAGGCTAAGATGACTGacattctttatttaataccAAGTGGAGGTTTTATtaatcattaaatttataatgttctattaaacttgaatttatttattcaaagcACGTAACAAACGAGTTTTTGGAAACTTAATTTATTCCAAGCTTTTGTAAAAAGCAGTGATCTTAGGTTCTAAAAAACTGTTTCGCCAATTAGCAACGTTATAAATGAAGTAGGTCACTACTTTCGCATTTGAGCACAACATATAAAATGCGGAAATGATGAAACagtttagtttattttatatcgCCATGAAGTTCATTTACAGTGGTGCGTAGCTGAAAATAGATTCATTGAAGTTTGTGTATTATTTACTATAAACTATTTACAGTGGTAGTCCTGCTCTTAACAACTCGAACTTTAGCCCAGTTGCAAAGTGAACAACCGTTAGCGGTGCTGAAAGCCAGCGGAGATGATCTAAAAACTCCACTGATTGTGCTTTTAAACCCCATAGCTAAGCCAAAACGTGGGGAGTCAATTGAATCGGAAAAGGAAAAGGAGGCCACACTTATACAAGATTCTGCAACCATTCCACTTGTAACGGACACAACAGCTTCAACAGAAAAGCCAACGAAAAAAACAGAACCTCTTCAGAAGCAGAAACCAGCTCGTAGCCATGGACAAAAGAAAAAGCATCCAATGCAGGACTTATTGCTGATGCCAGGAATGTGGGAGAGTTCCCCGATTGCCCGTGGACCAATAAATACAGTGGCTACTCAACCAGTGTTCTATCCCCTCCCAGTCTATATCCCATATCCCATTCCCTTCATGCTAAATCAACAGATGCATCTGATGAGCAAACCGTCCAGAGACAACGTGGAGGATCAAATAGCACTGGACTTCAATGAGTTGATGTCTGTAAATCTACTTCGAAGCTCTCTCGAACAATACAATGGAGCTGAATGGCAGAAGATAATGAAGAGTCAAATGAAGCCACCTAACCAAGATGGCCCAAAAAAGTGGAGGGGAAAATGGCGAAAGACAACGACAAGTACAACTACTTCAGCAACTAAAGCTCCAGTAACAAGTAAAACTGAGCCAACAAGATTACTATTGAACAGCAGTCCCCCAAGTGGAAATGAAGAAGTAACCATCGAAACCACTGCCGACAATGAGGCAATTGAAGCAGCAagttaattgaataaataagaGGGGCAAAGGAAGTCAAGTTTCCGTAGCATAACTAAAGgtaaaactttttttgataatataaGTACGTGAAGGACAAGTCAtgttgaaacaaaataaaaaacacataaaggaaatataataaaaaaaatatatgttgtaGACATATTCTACACCTTACTGATTAATTCCTGctcaaattaataataaagtgCTAGATTGTAAgaaagaaacatgaagaagtcttcctttaaattatttataattatttataattttatgttgtacaaattacaattacaaaaaaaaactttacagaaaatacaataaatattatagtttttaataaaatgttaataaatggaaaattttttttactgacTTTGGCCGAGACTACTGTAAATCTCTTGCAAATGCCTTTGCAAGAAAACAGCAAAACTGAAGCATACTTTCCGGCGGTCAGAAGAGCTTGCTTTCTCTCCATCTCTCTCACTATTTTAGTGTGTCTGTCTGTATCTGTAAATACTGCTAACGTATCAGTACCTGTACGATTAAACTCACCTACCAACACCCAAAGTTGGCCGCATCTTTTGTGAGGCAGCACCTCCGTTTCAGTTGGTCTTCCACGGTCGCCGGTCTTCCACGTTTATCGCGCCTCTCTGGTTGCTATTTATTGGCAACGTAAAACCTTAAAAAGTGAAAGAggcgacggattctgaaaatcaaatataacTAATTTCTTCTTGTGAACCGAGAGCGAAAGTGACCAGCGGACAAATAACAACATATCTCGCTAATTAGGCGTCACGCCACGGCAAGCAACAACGATTCGCGCCCAAGAATTGTGAGACAATGGTGATGGCAAGTGACCGTGCGTGTTAAATGCTGGTGGATCACCATTTCAAGTGAGTAGGTAAAAGCAGGAAGACAAATATTCCCAGTCAAATCGAACCggaatgcaaatatttgaccCAGTTCAAGTCGCCTGAGTGACCAACAACACAAGAGCCAACAGCTGGCAACCCGGCTGCACTTATCAACCGAAAAATGGAAACCTGTTTGCCGGGGAAATGCGATGCATGTCCAGTGCATTTAACCCAGTGGGTAAAAGTGAAATTTCCTGCGGTTCCACGGCTTTGCCAGCTGCCTTCGTAAAGTTCTTAAAGACCTTCCCCGCCCACCTGAGTTATTAGCGCATGCCAGATGGGAATCTCAACGCGCTCTAATACACATTAGAATCCCAATTAGTGCCTTGGATTGCGTGCTCACCGGTTGTAGATTCTCGGCACGAAAACTAAGCCAAAAATAATAGGGTGGTTACAGTGATACACAAATTAAGAGCACGCCAgaagaaagtaaacaaatcgTTTCGCGCAGCTCAAATTGTGGTTCACTCCAAATAATcacatttaattgaaaatgaaacctTTCGGCAAATTTGCAGGCGATAAACCGCAGCAATGTATGCGAAGCAATGCGGTGGCAGAATGTTTTTTATTCCGAGCTCGAgttattttatttcgtttttattgTCTCTCAGCCAATAATCACAGTCAATTTGCTGAGCTCCCCGGCAGATGGATCATAAAAAGTACGTTGAATCCGATCTATTTGGACTTAATAAGCCATTAGTGAGTCAAGTTGGTTAACCGCGATGAAAGTGAGTCTGCTTTTCGTTCGGCCCAGCTTTAGATTTCACTGAAACGCAACCGAAGAAATGTAGAAAGAGTTGAAaactctttaaaatatttgcacgCTAACACAAATCACACCACAGTTGGCGAACTAAGATACAAGCACGCATGAAGTGAAATTAGTAATCTATTAGACGCATTCACTTGGCGTTCGACTGAAACCGAAAGTCCGCCCCGAACACTGATACAATTTAATGAAATGCAAATACTTAAAGCTTTACATAACCGCTCGTCGAGCCAGATTCAAGCATTTGCGATGTTCGGATGCGTACGTCTGCCCGAGAAATTGTCacataaaaatgcaataaaatctcACGGCAATGCTGCGACTGACAGCGGCAAAAACAACGTGCAGGGAAAGCTCGTTACCTTCCGAAAACGTAATCTACCTGCCAGCCCAGAGCTGGCCATTTTCAAGAGCCATTAAGATAGATGTAATTGAATCATTATTCAAAAGAGCAGAAAGCATTCGAGTGAAAGCCAACAACAGAACAGCGGCCGAAAACAAATGTATCTCAAGTCTTGCATAAGTGCGACAACAATCTTTAAGTGCTCataagtaaacaaaaataaattttaggtaatattaaataaacaatacattttaattaactatttaacaaattaagtcagatatatttactttgttctcagttttgaatgtaatttCCTCgcttttaaaagttattttaatcaaCATTAGCTCAAAGTTCGGCCTCTCTTTAAAGCCGAAGTTCCATGCTTCTAAGCCACTAACCTTCAAGCCACCTAACGGTTGCAGCTGGGTCTTCGACTCGACTTGAACCCGCGAAGAACTTACATCATATGGTTTTTGGGCGGGAGCGAGTTCTGCTGCCGCCAACTCCCTAAACTTGATTTAGCAGGCCATTATTTTTATAGCAATTGTGTACTCGCAGCTTTATGGCTATTTCTTTCGGCATGACATAAGCCGCCATGGCACTTTAATAGAATGCCTTAATATGAAAAGCCATAACAACGCGCCGCGTTACATGAAACATATGTCGTTTATGCACATTACGCATATGTAGCGTCTGCAGAGAGCAACTAAGTCGCAGCtcgttaaaaataataatcgtaAGTAGTACTCTAGTATGCAGCTGTGCGCGTAATGCGGTCTAATTGATTGCATTGGAAACATGATTATAAACGGCTGAAACAGTTTGTGGACTGCCTCTTATGTCTATGCCCGAATCAGCGACAACGCCGAGCTAACTAGAATGCCGCAAAGGTCTCAGACTGGTGCCAATTATGTTCAGAGCCAGAATAAAGTAGCAATAATAAGGTCAATGTGCAAGCACCGAGATTGATATCTTGGTCAAAGATGGAATATTACCTGAAGCACTTTCAATGGTCCACGAACAATAGATGAATGTCATATGTCATATGTATGCCACCACCATCTTTTGTTGCTCATCGGAAGTGGTTCAAGTAATGGCGATTTTATTTGACAACTTGATTGCTTTCTTTTGTCCCCAAGAACGTCTGTtcccaatccaatccaatcgcTGTAAATAAAAGGTAAGCGTCGTTTTAGGAGTCATTTGGTCTCCTATTTTcgttaagaaatataaaaatgagatatttttttttttaaatacttacaTTTAATAAAACCCCTTATAAATTCCCGCAAATAGTTGAAAGCTCATCAAACACTGAACCAATCCTTTTCACAAATCACATTAAGCGCACAAAGAAATTCGTGTTAAAAACAGGTTTATTTTACATTATCTATTTAGCATTCAAGAAATCCAACGAATGTGATTATTGCGACCTTACGATAAAAAAGCTTTTATCTTTGAATCGAATTACAAGTCAGTCGCTGGACTCGTGACCCATTTTCTCTTTTATCTCGATTTAAAGTTGCCGGAAAACCAAACACAGAGTAACCATATTGGCATCATCAAAACATAATATGTACGTATTTGTCGTTGCAGGAAAACCCGTTGACTGGACACCAAATGGCCGTGAAAAGCGCCGACTAAGGAAGAGCTGGGCAACAACTACGAGGAAAATTGACGTCAAGTCAGCAGACAAACTGCACTCGAAACAAACTGAAGCTATCTGGAAAATGTATAAACAAACATAGAGCAGTGAGCGTAGACCAAACAACTTTCAGCCGCGGCAAAAATTACAGTTAAGGTTTGCGCGGCGAAAGAATCTTGAAAGAGCTACGTGCGAATGCAAGAGTTACCAGTTACCATACACCAGATACAGCCGATATTGCAGTGCAAAAAGTCAACGACAACTGAACGAAACCGCGGAGAGTAAAGCCCCAGAGAGAGCAAGCGGTCTGCTTCAAGCCTGGCCATGATCTTGGCCAACTGTTTGGGCCACAACACGCTCAGTTGTTAACCAGACGCGCACGCATGCGCACGCGGATCGCGCCAACAGGTGATTTGCATATCCCCAAGATACAAGTTACAAGATACTCGCGTCCAGATACGAAACCGTTAGGCCGTAGGTGTGACGCGATGAAGTAATTGCAGGTAGCCGGATAGCCGAACAGAGCAAATAGAAAACGCGCTAAATGCGGCAGCGAAATTCCAAACAAACGAGTCCAAAACAAACACCACGAAGAAAGTACATTAAGACCAATAAAAAGAACCGAGCTGCTACGAAAATCGACCGACAATCAATGGAATGGTGTTTGCGTGCTAAGCCGAGTGCCTCATAAATTGATTTGTCAATTGGCTAACGATTTCGCCAACAAAGCCGGCCATTGCGTCCGCAAAAAGCCAGAGTTCCCGTTCCCCAACACGAACTTCCAGCGAAATCAGCTAAATAAACAGTTGGGTTACAGTTAAATTGCAGGGCCAGggtgcaattgcaattgcgaTTGCAATTGCAGGTTCAAGGTGTGAATCGGCTGTCAGCAGTGCTAACTGGCCGGGTGAAACCGAAAACGAAACGGAAAATGCCCAGCACACACAGTCGTTTGCACCATAATTGGGGCTCGGGTGAGAGCCACCGACAGTGGACATCCTCCAGTAGAAATCGCACCTGCAGTCGCAACTGCCACCCAGTGAGCATGGCCAGGTTAAAGAGTGGCCACTTGATTTTCCTCCTCTTGATCTGCCTAATCAACTCGGCCGCCGAAGCGGATGGAACGGCTCGGAATGGTCGTCTTGGTCGCCATCTCTCCACCACGCCGCTGAGCCGCCTGGAATTGGAAACGGAGGCCGtcgaggagcaggaggcggTCAACGAGTCCCCGACGGAATCCCCAGCGGAGTGGACGACGACGGAACTGCCGCCGGAAGGAGAGTGGCAGCCCGTGGTGAATGCCACCGATATTCCGGGCAGGAAGCAGACGGATAAAGCGGCCCCTGGCGACTCGCTGCTCCTCCGCCTGGCCAGGCGCTTCACTAGTGGAAACGAGCTCTGGGACGGCCTTGTCCGCGATTGCTATCTGAAGCCAGACGTCTCCTGTTTCCAGAAGAACGTCTATAGCTACCTGGATGGCGCCTTGGATGCCCAGGATGTCAATGTGACGCAACGACTCAAGTTCTTCAAGAACGAAGTGGACTACAAAGTggaaaaggagaaggaggagcaCTCGGAGGCACGTGCCGGTGAGTTGAATTTTCTATAGCGCATCTCAGAGCTTTTAAGAGGTCTTATATTCCACAAAATGTTGCTGGAGAAAAGAGATAGGAAAAAATCATAGATAGGTTTAAATAATTTAGCCGGTAACgtaatttgttattaaaaaatatgaatcaaAGTTAAAGTGGGCATTTTCTGATCTCCGATTAGGACTACTAAGCTTTAAGTGCAAATTGCAAgatgaaattatttattttttgagtgaAACTAGCTCGGTATcacaaaaaagtaaataaactcAGTGAACTAGCAGCCAATTCTTGACATTAAAATGGGTTTTTTTCCCCAATTAAGTTTAGCAAACATCGTCTTATGTAAGAGCCCTTGTATGCTCGACTCGGTGTGTGCGACCAGTTTTCACGTCGATTCTTTTCTTCGTGTTGTTTACCAATACCTGAGCACGTCCACAAAAAATGCCGCTGCCACTTCCAGTAACTTTCACTTGCCgcgatttgatttgatttttaacgTATTTTAGCTGCGCCAGAGAGCAGTAAAATATCTGCTGCGGCAACGATCTCTGTTTATGTGAGTCACGGCGCTTTGACTGCGCTCAATTATGCGGCTCTTTACCAGGCATCAGATGTTTTCTTCGGCTCACAGCATGGCCAACACTGTAACAATCGCCCATTAACAGCCATCGAGTCGGTCAAGAATTATGTAAGCTGCTGGAGATCATTAGGAATTTGCAAAATTAGCtaggtgtatatttaaaagcTCAAAGAAGTATAAATGTTAATGGGAATGgaaatttacaaattgaaaggttattaaattatatttaaggtGAAGTTTGAAatacaagtaaaacaaaaacagcaataagtaaattgtttaaaaaactataaaggaagttaactttggcaagccaaagtgtatatatccttgcagttaaaagaaataaaaaacgttaGCAACACCATGTGAAAATTTTCAGTGatgttataaatacaaaataaatttcattatttctctatatgttaattctcaaaaatataaaaaatgatattcccaatataataagataatatgtcaaaaaacaccgaagctataatttgtttcatattattttcccacccatttttttgaaaaaattgaattcgaaattcaaaaccaaaaaatgttatttccaagcagaggaggttatatgttaaaaaacactaaagatataatttttttaaattttttttccgataattcctatgggaactataagatatagttgtccgatccgacttatattctacctgcaatagaaaaaagacttttgggaaagtttcagccccatagctttaaaactgagagactagtagaaaccgacggacagacggactcgtctagtgatgctgatcaagaatatatatacttaataagcggaaacgtctcctttactgagttgcaaacttctgactgaaatcaatataccccctgcaagggtataataatacTGTActgtcaaaaattaaaattttcttggAACTTAAAACGTAGAAAGTCTGGTTAAAGTTATattacacttttattttacaataaagGCAAGTTTCTAGAACACAAAATTATGTTATTGCAGTGCTTAGTAACAATTTAAAcccctttgaatttttttttttttttgcctttaaGGACTGTGAACATATTTTACTCATTTAAGCCAACGGAAAAGTGTTTGCCAAGCGGAAGCGCACAGCTCCCCCTCTCGCTTATATATAGATAATTTGCCTTAAACACAGAGCCAACTTAAGGATGTGTATATTTACTCGCAGTTGCGCAAGAACATCCAACATCCTATGCAGAGTGCTGAAACTCGCTTTCCACACAACTTTCATTAACCCAAAAGCGTCACTCATGAGTGTTTCTCTGCCTAACTCTCCGATTCTGCATTTCCCAAGCAGCTAGTGCGGAAACCCCCATCGAGGAAGTGACCAGCGCTCTGTATGGCAAGAGCATCAAGTTCGCCATGACCCACGATCTGGAGGTGGATCTGCCCGAGGTTATGTTCAATGGGGCCACTTTTCGTATCTCGCCGCGAGCCATCGAAGGCAACGGAATCATCGCCAAGCTGGAGCTGATTCCCAAACAGGTAGTCAAGGCCCGACTGGCCGGGGCGATAATCCAGAAGAAGATACGTAAGTAATACTCGCAATTTGTTTCCCCATCGCGCAGTTGCAGATGTAGCAACCGCTTTCACTCTCTGGCCAATCCACGGCAGCAACTGCATCCAAAAGTCTGATTCGATTGCTACTTTCGTTTGTCCAGAAAAATTTCTACGCAGCAAACTGGTGCTGTCGTTCCTCGCACTGCTGCTGATCATCAAAATCATCAAGATCAAGTTGTTCTGGCTGCTGCCAATCGTCATCGGAGTCGGGGCGGCCAAGAAACTACTGCTCAAGTTCCTGCTCTTCCTGTTCCCGGCGCTGTCGCATCTCTTCAAGCTCTGCTCGCACTACCAGCAATCCTATCACGCACCAGCCAAgtaccaccaccaccatcacctCATCGATCATCACCACACGGTGAGCGCAGTTGGGAGACGACAATGCACAAATTGCATCTTATTCGCAGAGATTTCTAGAAAGTTAATCGATACAATCAAATAGAATTGCTGGTATTAAAGAAGGTGCACCTGCCTGGGTAATACAAAACGCATAATATTAAGTGAAGTTCGGCTTTCAAGCATTCATAAAGATTCTCTTAAGTTGGGTCACTGGCATTGCATCCGTGACATGGTTACAACCcaaccaaaaaccaaattaaagtACCAGTTGATATCTGATTTTAACAGTTTATTACAACTACTAGATACATATAAAACACTATACAGAAACTAGCCAATCTAAACAAGATATTCATATAATGAAATTAAGATACTTTGAGTAACATTTTAGGTATTTGTTGCATATATCTTTTATTCAACTTTATAATCAAATGTTTACAAGTTTTAAAAGCGAGCAGAGCACAGATGACACTGGTATTTGACATTCGGTTGAAAGAAATTTCTTCGATGCCAGCAAACGCCACTAACTGGTTTGGGTTAGGCTGATTATACTTATCATGTTTCGGGCGTATTTTTGGAGAAATTTCATTAACAATCTGGCTGTGATTCAGCTCGTCTATAAGTCTGCCGGTCGGAAGTCTCTTTTGTTCGTGTGCAAGCCGCGCTCCCGGAAATTCAATTAGAAAAGTCTAGAGGCGTTCTCCGCCGGCAGTTGAAAAGTATTTCCATTGAAGATTCCCGACTTCAAGTCGGCATAGCACGTGCCCTCGAAATGAGCTCACGCTGACACAGACAGCACCCAGCTTGACATATCGTCAAATGAAATCCCGTCTTTCTATTGGGGCCGTTGACGGGGATTAGCCAGGCCTTGGCTGTTGCCGCCCCATTTTCCCACGAAAGAGTGCACACGCGTAGATACTCGTATTTATGAGATGTTTATGCTCCCAGGGAATGCCATCGAACTGCGACCAGGGCCTGAGCCACTGGGATAATCCGGGCTTCCATGTTTGCATACGACAATCTTGCTCAAGTGGGACTTCCCCAGAATTGATTTAATAAAACGACCACTTAGCAATTACAATCCTTTAAAAGTGTCGTTTATTGGGGTTTAGGCCAACGCTGACAACTGGAGAAAGCAGGAATCCGAGGGGAATACTTGCAGCTTGactttttcttctttcttcCGCGGAATATATGAATTTTCCAAGTGCAGGAAAGCATTGGCGGcataaaaaatggaatatCGATTGGGGAGTAGTTTGTGTGAATTCCATGTGCGAAGTTACACCCGGGTGGCCAATGATATGTGCATATTTTCTAGACCACTTGTAGTCAGTTAAAGCGTCCTCGCCATCCCTGGCTGCTTTCGCACTCggtgtaaattaaattaaatgacaGAGTGAAAGACTTTCCCTCCAGAAGGACCAAGAAGCACGCCCACTTAACAATTCGTCTGTTCGTGAGCGTTTGTCACCTCTTTGCTAGGAAAAGTTTCGGGCCGCACAGCATGAAATATGATTCGAATTTGGCGCACAATAAAAAGCACAAATAATAGGCAGGGCTTGAACTCCGAGCCCAACTGCCAGGCGATGACACAGCCCCGTATCTCCGCATTTTGTTCGTTATTTACGGCTTTCTGGCAGTCATTGAACTGAGCCACCAGCCAAGTTGAGCTATAATGCGTATTATTTGGTATGTTCAAACATTGGCTATAAATAGCCGACTAGATGGTGCGTTGAGGGCACTCCAAAGGAAGCCCTCCAGAGCAGCGAACAAAGTTTTGCTGCCAAGTTAATAAATGTCAAGCAGAAGCCGTGCACCCGACGCTTCATTACCATTTTTCTAATTTGCGCTCACTGACTGCCATGGCAACGCACTTAATAAAGTTCGGTGCAATATGCATCACTTTATTTCGAAAAGCTCAATTGCACCCGGTTATGCTCCCTGAACGGTGGACAATATCGCTTTGATTTGCTATTGCATTTTGTAGTTTAATTATCAATAtttatgtttcttttttaagaagtcaAGTACCTCTAAGTAAAATACTGCATGTGTTAGAAAAACAGATTAATGCAATTATCCATACTTCAATTTTAGAAAAAGTACTTTTCTATTACACAACCTAAATCTTTATCTCTACTCCCCAGGTGGTTCCCCCTTGGCACAGCGGAGAGCACCACTCGGGTCCGGTTCCCGAAATCATCTACACCCACCCGCCCAAGGGTCACCCGTCCGCCTATCTCCACGGAGCGCCGGTGCACGAGAGCTACGGCCCCGGGTTCGAGCACTTCGAGGGGGCCTGGGAGAACAGTGGACCGGGCTTGGGCTCCGAGTAAGTTCCGCTTTTCTAGACACCTCCCACGCTTTCCGTATCCGCATCTGTAACTGTCTGTGTCTCTGTCTTGTCTCTAAACCACACTCAAACGCCACACTCTCACACAACAACCGACCTGCATCACCATACAATAGATACATAGGCGATATAAATCGCGTTGCACAGATAGAGGAGAATGCGCATTACTTTAAGCCCCACCCGGCGAATGACGCCGGGGTCCTGCATGCTTGGGGCCTGGGCACCACACAGGCACACCAGCAACACCAGATTCAGGCACAGGCACACCAGCAACATGCGacacaccagcagcaacaccaacgtTGGCCTGCCACCCAGCAGGCGAGGCCGCCCACCCAGCCAAAGCAGCAgtcgcaacagcaacagcttcagcttcagcagcagcaacagctcaAGCTTCAGCTGCAACAGCAATTAAGTGCTCAGAAAACTCAAGCCTCTAGTCACAGTTTAAACCCATTTCAAAGTCAGGACAAACAAAGGTACATGCCACTCAAGGGCGCCCGAAACCCGCAAACAAGTACACCTACGCACATGAAAACTCACTTGCACTGCCGCCGAGAACACAACCGCACACCCATAAATTAGGTCGTTGTATAAGCTACTAACTCTTACTAGCCCCGAAGGCACTCCTTCGTTTCCCGGtgactttattttaaagtgcTTATATCCTACGCATTCATTGCTTGCACTGCAAAAAGGGAATCACACTTATTACTTGGTGGTAGATTAAAACCAGAAGGTATAATTCTTCAATACTATATCTCacaaaaatcatatttaatcTCTATATTATCTCTTGAGCGGTGATAGAAGAAACAATTTAGAAGATCATTTCTTAGCCAATTCATGGTACTTTCCTCTTCTAAGCTTTAATGTCAATTGTCAACTTTGTTTCTGCGCAGAACTCTGACAAAGTTAAGCTCGCAGATTACTTGATGATAGAGCATTATTATAGAACtattaatttgtaaaaagtttt is a window of Drosophila biarmipes strain raj3 chromosome 3R, RU_DBia_V1.1, whole genome shotgun sequence DNA encoding:
- the LOC108027442 gene encoding uncharacterized protein LOC108027442 isoform X4, which codes for MPSTHSRLHHNWGSGESHRQWTSSSRNRTCSRNCHPVSMARLKSGHLIFLLLICLINSAAEADGTARNGRLGRHLSTTPLSRLELETEAVEEQEAVNESPTESPAEWTTTELPPEGEWQPVVNATDIPGRKQTDKAAPGDSLLLRLARRFTSGNELWDGLVRDCYLKPDVSCFQKNVYSYLDGALDAQDVNVTQRLKFFKNEVDYKVEKEKEEHSEARAASAETPIEEVTSALYGKSIKFAMTHDLEVDLPEVMFNGATFRISPRAIEGNGIIAKLELIPKQVVKARLAGAIIQKKIQKFLRSKLVLSFLALLLIIKIIKIKLFWLLPIVIGVGAAKKLLLKFLLFLFPALSHLFKLCSHYQQSYHAPAKYHHHHHLIDHHHTVVPPWHSGEHHSGPVPEIIYTHPPKGHPSAYLHGAPVHESYGPGFEHFEGAWENSGPGLGSDSRPAHTQHHPVFVPGQGPGLGPGPHPPPSGPGLTAAAQIAAQYDPARNNQQHNQAVQEPQLSPELAAQLKEAIRIQAEQRLIQQQQKILEHQPFVQDGQPLYPLNYDPFYSPILLKIDKIVEQLGVKNDLCKERIVCSMYKDPATYSPHSNFISAELSRDTSELEPVTHANEAVRRFYRLIQAARDGQDQKDCQSLYPQCTMPAK
- the LOC108027442 gene encoding uncharacterized protein LOC108027442 isoform X5 → MPSTHSRLHHNWGSGESHRQWTSSSRNRTCSRNCHPVSMARLKSGHLIFLLLICLINSAAEADGTARNGRLGRHLSTTPLSRLELETEAVEEQEAVNESPTESPAEWTTTELPPEGEWQPVVNATDIPGRKQTDKAAPGDSLLLRLARRFTSGNELWDGLVRDCYLKPDVSCFQKNVYSYLDGALDAQDVNVTQRLKFFKNEVDYKVEKEKEEHSEARAAASAETPIEEVTSALYGKSIKFAMTHDLEVDLPEVMFNGATFRISPRAIEGNGIIAKLELIPKQVVKARLAGAIIQKKIQKFLRSKLVLSFLALLLIIKIIKIKLFWLLPIVIGVGAAKKLLLKFLLFLFPALSHLFKLCSHYQQSYHAPAKYHHHHHLIDHHHTVVPPWHSGEHHSGPVPEIIYTHPPKGHPSAYLHGAPVHESYGPGFEHFEGAWENSGPGLGSEYIGDINRVAQIEENAHYFKPHPANDAGVLHAWGLGTTQAHQQHQIQAQAHQQHATHQQQHQRWPATQQARPPTQPKQQSQQQQLQLQQQQQLKLQLQQQLSAQKTQASSHSLNPFQSQDKQSPN